The following is a genomic window from Actinomycetes bacterium.
GTCATTTATCTGTTCCGAAATCTCCAGTCCGGATAATATATTTATATTGCCGGTAATTATTTTTTGATGCAAGCCCCCTTCAGTGCCTTCCTCTTGCTCCTGTTCTTCCTGGCCTTCTGCAGGCTGCTTATCTCCGGATGATTCCTCCTCTGCAGGCTGCTCATCCTGGGGCTGCTGCTCTACTGGTTCCTGTCCTGAACAGCCATATATGCTAAAAGTTAAAGCCATGGCCAAAGCCATAGAAACTATTATCAATTTGATAAAGATATTTTTAGTAAATGAACGCAATTTTTTACCTCCAATTTATTAAACATAAAATTTGGTCTTAAAAAATAAATTCTTAATTATTATAAATATAAATATAAAAAAGTAAAACCCAAGTGCAAAAATCATTATCTTTTTATCACGCTGCTGATTGGCAGGATTAAGATTTTGCTCTACTACCGGTTTTTCCACTGATTCATTGCTTACAAGAGAAACTTCCCTCACCATCTGGTCATTTATATAGACAGAAAGCCTTCCCAGATCCTGATTCTTTTGTACTGGAAGTTCAATTTGTTCTTCAATGCTGTATTGAAAATCTACTTTATCCTCGGCAGTGTTTATAAATTCATGATAATCCTGTGAAGGGTAAACATCTATATTGGCCTGGCTAAGACCTCCTGCACTGACTGTATCAATTTTGAGTTTGTGGTCAACTATCTGTTCAAAATTATAATTTTGGTTTACATATTCAATTAAAGAAATTGCATCCTCTTCCCTGCTCTCCCTGGTGCTGTTCAGGATTACGGTAATAAGGTCAAGCCTGTCGGAATCCGAATAAGTTACTATACAGAATCCTGCCCGGGCAGTGAAACCGGTTTTAATCCCCTTGATATAATCAAATTGAAGAAGATCATTAGTATTTTTTATTTCAATTTCTCTGCCGCTGACAGTTATGGTATCCTGGTCGGTATCCACTATTTGGGAAAACAAAGGATTATTCAGGCAGTATTTGGCTATAACCGCCAGGTCTTTGGCAGTAGACATATGTAAAGGATATACTGAATCAAGGCCATTGGTATTCTGGAAATAAGTATTGTTGGCGCCTATTTCCTTTGCCTTTTTATTCATG
Proteins encoded in this region:
- a CDS encoding D-alanyl-D-alanine carboxypeptidase codes for the protein MIGYRVLLKKFITSLFLVFVVLFLSFLFYGQLYGEPGPEITAESALVMEAETGKILWEKNSYRRMYPASTTKMLTAIIAIETVGDLSQVAEISENADGRNHSAFTFKRGDKVSVLDLLKAALICSHNNATIALAEHISGSEEEFVKVMNKKAKEIGANNTYFQNTNGLDSVYPLHMSTAKDLAVIAKYCLNNPLFSQIVDTDQDTITVSGREIEIKNTNDLLQFDYIKGIKTGFTARAGFCIVTYSDSDRLDLITVILNSTRESREEDAISLIEYVNQNYNFEQIVDHKLKIDTVSAGGLSQANIDVYPSQDYHEFINTAEDKVDFQYSIEEQIELPVQKNQDLGRLSVYINDQMVREVSLVSNESVEKPVVEQNLNPANQQRDKKIMIFALGFYFFIFIFIIIKNLFFKTKFYV